In Zingiber officinale cultivar Zhangliang chromosome 8B, Zo_v1.1, whole genome shotgun sequence, a single genomic region encodes these proteins:
- the LOC122016840 gene encoding pentatricopeptide repeat-containing protein At2g03880, mitochondrial-like: MRAFARRVPQIMHLAVPPSSPSPPHPLLTTFAGLCQRGAFSDAIAAMASLDALGLSADSISYSNLIKLCVRHRAVEQGRLVHLHLTSGCRAPELFLCNSLMGMYVRFGLMDEARQVFDAMPVRNVVSWTTMISALTNLKLDEEALRLLNSMQREGIAPNMYTFSSVLRACPTSASLRSIHGCILKHGLESDAFVRSSLIDVYSKFGDLDYGYRIFNETATPDLVVWNSLIGCFAQGGDGYMAINLFTQMKKAGFFADQSTLTSVLRACTGMVLLEMGRQVHVHVLKYNRDLILSNALLDMYCKCGDLEEAHEVFCRMPEKDVISWSTMISGLAQHGRSSDALTLFESMKVFGPKPNHITILGVLFACSHAGLLEDGWLYFRSMRQLWGIEPGREHYGCMVDLLGRAGKLDEAVKFIADMNFEPDIVIWRTLLGACRVHKNANLAAYAANQVLRLEPEDEGSHILLSNIYADSHQWTEAEQVRMSMRDRRVKKEPGRSWIELGKIIHVFVAGDMSHPQADGIAKELSKLLRRTTTLGYIPDTDFVLHDVGEEQKEDSLRYHSEKLAIAFGVMNSSGVKPIRIMKNLRICGDCHTFAKLVAKSERVTIIIRDHVRFHHFKDGVCSCGDYW, translated from the coding sequence ATGAGAGCCTTCGCCAGGCGGGTGCCTCAAATTATGCACCTCGCGGTTCCGCCCTCGAGCCCCTCCCCACCCCACCCCTTGCTCACAACCTTCGCCGGATTATGCCAGCGCGGCGCGTTCTCCGACGCCATCGCCGCCATGGCCTCGCTCGACGCCCTCGGCCTCTCCGCCGACTCCATCTCCTACTCCAACCTCATCAAACTCTGCGTCCGGCACCGCGCCGTCGAGCAAGGTCGGCTCGTGCATCTTCACCTGACGTCAGGCTGCCGTGCTCCGGAGTTGTTCCTCTGCAATTCCCTGATGGGCATGTACGTCCGGTTCGGCCTCATGGACGAGGCGCGGCAGGTGTTCGACGCTATGCCTGTGAGAAATGTGGTGTCTTGGACTACTATGATCTCGGCGCTGACCAATCTCAAGCTGGATGAAGAGGCTCTAAGGCTTCTGAATTCGATGCAAAGAGAAGGAATTGCGCCTAATATGTATACTTTCTCATCGGTTCTCAGAGCTTGTCCCACTTCAGCGTCTCTCCGGTCGATTCATGGTTGTATCCTGAAGCATGGCTTGGAGTCGGACGCCTTCGTGAGAAGCTCCCTGATCGACGTCTACTCCAAATTTGGTGACTTGGACTATGGATACAGGATTTTTAACGAGACGGCCACTCCCGATTTGGTGGTTTGGAATTCCCTCATTGGGTGCTTCGCGCAGGGTGGAGATGGATACATGGCCATCAACCTCTTCACCCAGATGAAGAAAGCTGGGTTCTTTGCGGACCAAAGCACGCTAACTAGCGTTTTGAGAGCTTGCACAGGGATGGTTCTGCTTGAGATGGGGAGGCAAGTCCACGTCCATGTACTCAAGTATAACCGTGATTTGATTCTTAGCAATGCGCTACTAGATATGTACTGCAAGTGTGGGGATTTAGAGGAAGCACACGAGGTGTTCTGTCGAATGCCAGAGAAGGATGTGATCTCGTGGAGCACCATGATCTCAGGCTTGGCACAACATGGAAGAAGCAGCGATGCCTTGACGCTTTTCGAGTCCATGAAGGTCTTTGGCCCCAAACCCAACCATATCACCATTCTCGGCGTTCTCTTTGCCTGTAGCCATGCTGGTCTTCTGGAAGATGGTTGGCTCTATTTTAGATCAATGAGGCAGCTTTGGGGTATAGAGCCGGGAAGGGAGCATTATGGTTGCATGGTCGATCTACTAGGAAGAGCTGGGAAGCTGGATGAGGCTGTGAAGTTCATTGCGGATATGAATTTCGAACCCGATATAGTCATCTGGAGAACACTCCTCGGAGCTTGCAGAGTGCACAAGAATGCAAATTTAGCAGCATATGCAGCTAACCAGGTTCTGAGATTGGAACCTGAGGACGAAGGCTCGCACATACTTCTGTCGAACATCTACGCGGACTCTCACCAATGGACTGAAGCGGAGCAAGTGCGAATGTCCATGAGAGACCGTCGAGTGAAGAAAGAACCAGGCCGCAGCTGGATTGAATTAGGCAAGATAATCCATGTGTTTGTTGCGGGAGACATGTCGCACCCACAAGCAGACGGCATTGCAAAGGAGCTAAGCAAACTGCTTAGAAGAACAACCACATTGGGATACATTCCGGATACAGATTTTGTGCTGCATGATGTAGGAGAAGAGCAAAAGGAAGATTCGCTCCGGTATCACAGCGAGAAGTTAGCAATTGCATTCGGAGTGATGAACTCGAGCGGAGTTAAGCCGATCAGGATAATGAAGAACTTGAGGATTTGCGGCGATTGCCACACTTTCGCAAAGCTCGTTGCCAAGTCGGAGAGGGTGACCATCATAATCAGGGATCATGTTCGGTTTCACCACTTCAAGGATGGAGTTTGTTCATGTGGAGATTATTGGTGA
- the LOC122013435 gene encoding psbP domain-containing protein 3, chloroplastic-like isoform X1 has translation MASFASLAPPPSPPRYSGAPIGRSKGHHRPAPTPSQHLVPIPLLSSFPRSFRSRSRLIPPAVCSASEGIMCSIQQFATKRRNLLLTMFLASVSLPLVATDASADTELEESFQTYKDEVNKFRMSIPKDWLIGTGDSDGNSLKSVTAFYPNEASGSNVSVVITGLGPDFTRLQSFGNVDAFAETLVSGLDRSWRNPPGVAAKLIDSKAANGLYYIEYTLQIPGEKRRHILTALGVASNGWYNRLYTVTGQYMEDEAEKYQPSIAKTVSSFRFI, from the exons ATGGCTTCCTTCGCTTCCCTCGCTccgcctccttctcctcctcgataTTCTGGTGCTCCCATCGGCCGTTCGAAAGGCCACCACCGCCCCGCTCCGACTCCCTCCCAACACCTGGTTCCCATCCCGCTTCTTTCCTCGTTTCCACGATCGTTCCGATCGCGCAGTCGGCTGATTCCTCCTGCCGTATGCAGTGCTTCTGAGGGAATCAT GTGTAGCATCCAACAATTCGCAACTAAGAGGAGGAATCTGTTGCTCACGATGTTTCTTGCTTCAGTCTCTCTGCCCTTGGTGGCTACGGATGCTTCAGCTGATACtg AGCTTGAGGAGAGTTTTCAGACGTACAAAGACGAAGTGAATAAGTTTCGCATGTCGATTCCAAAAG ATTGGTTAATAGGCACCGGTGACAGTGACGGTAATAGCCTCAAGTCAGTTACAGCGTTTTATCCTAATGAAGCATCTGGTTCTAATG TCAGTGTTGTAATCACAGGGCTTGGTCCTGACTTTACAAGATTGCAATCTTTTGGAAATGTGGATGCTTTTGCAGAAACGTTG GTTAGCGGTTTAGATAGAAGCTGGAGAAATCCTCCAGGTGTCGCAGCAAAGCTGATCGATTCTAAAGCTGCAAATG GATTGTATTATATCGAATATACATTGCAAATTCCCGGCGAAAAACGCAGACACATACTAACTGCCCTCGGTGTAGCATCAAATGGTTGGTATAACAGGCTCTACACAGTCACAGGACAG TACATGGAGGATGAAGCTGAAAAGTACCAGCCTTCTATTGCAAAG ACCGTATCATCGTTCAGATTCATATGA
- the LOC122016841 gene encoding uncharacterized protein LOC122016841: protein MAGKPVKLEEMVAKKLALWHTRTFRPIMTHDELEPLMAAAGFVPLPICPPPLPEEQLQQQPSVVTWREYASRSEAAARGGRGKGRRRGAGAGVGPRPRLPYPRIDGLHLTTYKAFFLALEFYLGPTLVPNLFHVR, encoded by the coding sequence ATGGCGGGGAAGCCGGTCAAGTTAGAGGAGATGGTCGCGAAGAAGCTGGCGCTGTGGCACACCCGCACGTTCCGCCCCATCATGACCCACGACGAGTTGGAGCCCCTCATGGCCGCCGCCGGCTTCGTCCCCCTCCCCATCTGTCCGCCGCCGCTGCCGGAAGAACAGCTACAGCAGCAGCCGTCGGTGGTCACCTGGCGGGAGTATGCGTCGCGGTCGGAGGCGGCGGCGCGCGGCGGGAGGGGGAAGGGGAGGAGGCGCGGCGCCGGGGCCGGGGTGGGTCCCCGGCCGCGCCTGCCCTATCCCCGCATCGACGGCCTGCACCTGACGACCTACAAGGCCTTCTTTTTGGCCCTCGAGTTCTACCTCGGCCCCACCCTCGTCCCCAACCTCTTCCACGTCAGGTGA
- the LOC122015070 gene encoding AT-hook motif nuclear-localized protein 10-like has translation MEVRSEPGIVPFSSGVQKSPVQTQSPMQSMRLVYSQDGTALYKPITTTTNTSPAPASSPVPAPPFVPAASAYEGGGGGGGGSGSIELPSLGLPAQGLNINTGDSLKRKRGRPRKYAPDGTMALALTPSPTGATVKRRPYNSKKKQQLAALGSAGIGFTPHVITVKAGEDVSSKIMSFSQHGPRAVCILSANGAISNVTLRQAATSGGTVTYEGRFEILSLSGSFLLTENGGQRSRTGGLSVSLSGPDGRVLGGGVAGMLTAASPVQVVVGSFIADGKKEQKQSVPGEPMSAPEKLAPVGGMMAHSPPSRGTLSESSGGPGSPFNHSTGTCNNGNQQGLPNIPWK, from the exons ATGGAAGTGAGATCAGAGCCAGGAATTGTGCCGTTCAGTTCCGGCGTCCAGAAAAGCCCAGTGCAAACCCAGTCGCCGATGCAGAGTATGCGATTGGTTTATTCGCAGGATGGAACGGCGTTATACAAGCCGATTACCACTACCACGAACACTTCTCCCGCTCCTGCTTCTTCTCCTGTTCCTGCTCCTCCTTTTGTTCCTGCTGCCTCTGCTTACGAAGGAGGAGGCGGAGGGGGAGGGGGCAGTGGGAGTATTGAACTTCCCTCTTTAGGTTTGCCTGCACAAGGCTTGAATATCAACACCGGGGATTCACTGAAGCGGAAACGAGGGCGACCGAGAAAGTACGCCCCTGATGGCACAATGGCTCTTGCTTTAACCCCTTCACCAACTGGAGCAACGGTGAAGCGCCGGCCTTATAACTCCAAGAAGAAGCAGCAGCTGGCTGCTTTAG GATCAGCTGGGATTGGTTTTACACCTCATGTTATTACTGTGAAGGCAGGAGAG GATGTATCGTCAAAAATAATGTCCTTTTCTCAGCATGGTCCTCGTGCTGTTTGCATTCTTTCAGCAAATGGTGCGATATCTAATGTAACATTACGTCAAGCGGCAACTTCAGGTGGCACTGTAACTTATGAG GGACGATTTGAGATATTGTCACTGTCAGGCTCATTTCTACTTACAGAGAATGGAGGACAACGAAGTCGTACAGGTGGATTGAGTGTTTCACTTTCTGGTCCTGATGGCCGTGTGTTGGGTGGCGGAGTGGCTGGAATGTTGACTGCAGCTTCTCCGGTTCAG GTTGTCGTGGGGAGCTTCATTGCTGACGGGAAGAAAGAACAGAAGCAGAGTGTTCCTGGAGAACCGATGTCTGCTCCTGAAAAACTTGCACCAGTAGGGGGGATGATGGCCCACAGCCCACCATCACGCGGCACCCTGAGCGAATCCTCAGGCGGACCTGGGAGCCCATTCAATCACAGTACTGGGACATGCAACAATGGCAACCAGCAGGGATTGCCTAACATCCCATGGAAATGA
- the LOC122013435 gene encoding psbP domain-containing protein 3, chloroplastic-like isoform X2: MASFASLAPPPSPPRYSGAPIGRSKGHHRPAPTPSQHLVPIPLLSSFPRSFRSRSRLIPPAVCSASEGIMCSIQQFATKRRNLLLTMFLASVSLPLVATDASADTELEESFQTYKDEVNKFRMSIPKDWLIGTGDSDGNSLKSVTAFYPNEASGSNVSVVITGLGPDFTRLQSFGNVDAFAETLVSGLDRSWRNPPGVAAKLIDSKAANGLYYIEYTLQIPGEKRRHILTALGVASNGWYNRLYTVTGQYMEDEAEKYQPSIAKNV, translated from the exons ATGGCTTCCTTCGCTTCCCTCGCTccgcctccttctcctcctcgataTTCTGGTGCTCCCATCGGCCGTTCGAAAGGCCACCACCGCCCCGCTCCGACTCCCTCCCAACACCTGGTTCCCATCCCGCTTCTTTCCTCGTTTCCACGATCGTTCCGATCGCGCAGTCGGCTGATTCCTCCTGCCGTATGCAGTGCTTCTGAGGGAATCAT GTGTAGCATCCAACAATTCGCAACTAAGAGGAGGAATCTGTTGCTCACGATGTTTCTTGCTTCAGTCTCTCTGCCCTTGGTGGCTACGGATGCTTCAGCTGATACtg AGCTTGAGGAGAGTTTTCAGACGTACAAAGACGAAGTGAATAAGTTTCGCATGTCGATTCCAAAAG ATTGGTTAATAGGCACCGGTGACAGTGACGGTAATAGCCTCAAGTCAGTTACAGCGTTTTATCCTAATGAAGCATCTGGTTCTAATG TCAGTGTTGTAATCACAGGGCTTGGTCCTGACTTTACAAGATTGCAATCTTTTGGAAATGTGGATGCTTTTGCAGAAACGTTG GTTAGCGGTTTAGATAGAAGCTGGAGAAATCCTCCAGGTGTCGCAGCAAAGCTGATCGATTCTAAAGCTGCAAATG GATTGTATTATATCGAATATACATTGCAAATTCCCGGCGAAAAACGCAGACACATACTAACTGCCCTCGGTGTAGCATCAAATGGTTGGTATAACAGGCTCTACACAGTCACAGGACAG TACATGGAGGATGAAGCTGAAAAGTACCAGCCTTCTATTGCAAAG AACGTATGA